Part of the Halodesulfurarchaeum formicicum genome is shown below.
CTGGCGGACCGGCAACCTGGTCTTCGCCGGGGTCGTCCTGGCGCTGGCGCTTGCCTTCTACCTGATCGTCGAGGACGCCCCGCCCGGGAAATCGCTCCCGCCGGCGAACCTCTTCGAGGGCATTCAGCGGGCAGTCAGAAGTAAAAACGCCTGGATCGCTGCCATCGCGGTCTTCGCGGGCTTCAGCGGAATGGTCGCGATCCAGGGAGAGTTTCCGGTGGCGCTCAACGAGGTGTACGGCATCGAACAGGCGACCGGCGGCCAGATCGCCTCGATGATTACCTACGCCGGGGTCTTCGGTTCGCTCTCGATTCCGACCATCGCGAATCGACTCGATCGACGGAAGGCGGCGCTTGTCATCGCCGCGGTCGGGTTCGGGGTCGTCGAGTTCCCCGTCTGGTTGACCGGTAACACCAGCGTGTTGTTCGTCGGGACGGCCGTCGCGGGCTACCTGGCCGGCGGGGCCCTGCCGATCATCATGGAGGTACCAGCCTGGCTTCCCAGAGTAGCGAACGATCCCGTCGAGACCCAGCACGTCGGTGGCGCCTCGGGACTCATGACGGCGATGATGAACATCGGCGGGTTCGTTGGCCTCCCGCTCATCATCGGCCCGACGATCGGAGCCTACGGCTACACCGTCGGCTTTGGCGTCGCCATGTTCATCTTCGCGTTCCAGGGGCTCGGCGTGTTCCTCTCGATGCCGGACGTGGCCACGTGAGTCGGCAGGAAAAATTCGCTGCGGGGCGTTACTTCGAGCGGTAGAAACCCAAAAAGCGCTTCGCGAAGTTGTCCCGGCCCATCATCAGGTCGGCAAGGAGGATCGCCTCGCGAGTCTCACCGGCGTTGACGATCGGGACGCTCAGACCGGACTGGATCGCCATCGCGAGATAGAGATCGTTGATCTTCTCCCGCTCGGGCATCTCGAAGGAGATGTTGCTCAGCCCCAGCGTGATGTTGTTCCCGAGTTCGTCCCGGATCCGTTCCATCGCTTTGAGGATCTCGAACCCGATGTCCGAGTTCGAGGAGAGGGGCAGCGCGATCGGGTCGATGATGACATCCTCGCGGGGGACGTCGTAGGATTCGGCTTCTTCGAGGAGCGCTTCGGCCAGTTCGACCCGGGTCTCGGCGTCGTCCGGCGGGCCGGACTCGTCCATCGTGAGGCCCACGACCGCAGTTTCGTACTCGGCGACCAGCGGGAAAATTGCCTCACGCGAGGCCTCCTCCATGCTTACCGAGTTGATGACGGGTTTGCCGGGGGCGACCTGCAGGGCCGCCTCGAGGGCCTCGGCGTCGTCGTAGTTCGTGTCGATGACGATCGGTACGTCCACCGCATCGGCCACGGCCTCGACGGCCATCGGCAGGACGGTCTCCTTGTCCACGCCGTCGACGTCGACGTTCACGTCGATCAGATCGGCCCCGTTCTCGACCTGTTCGATCGCGAGTTCCCGGACCGGTTCCATATCCTCGTTTGCGAGTGCTTCCGCCAGGTCGGATTCCGGTCGCGGGTTGATCCGCTCGCCGATGATCCGGACCTGGTCGGTCCGGTCGATCGTGAGCGACGAATCTGCTCCCTCGACTGTCGTTTGTAGTGACATGCTGTCCATCTGAAACCACTCAGCCAGTCTCTAAAAGGATTGTGTTAGGTGACGCGTTGTCGACTGGAACTCGCTGGGAGAAAAACTGAGTTGGGATAGCACAACTGAATATGTGCAATTCCCAGATTACAGGGGCGCTACCCCGCAATCTTTAAGGAACGACCCGACCACTTTTCAAGCGGGTTACCGATGTCCGAGGAATTCGTACAAGCACTGGCGGATCTAGAGGAGGAACGAGCAATTGAGATGGCCAACGACCGGTTGGACGCTGGCGAGGATCCAATGGACGTTCTCGACGACCTGAAAAAAGGAATGGCCATCGTCGGCGACCGCTACGACGCGGAGGAGTATTTCATCCCGGACCTGATGTACGCCGGGGACATCATCGATCAGATCTCCGATCTGCTCGTCGACGAGATGGACGCGGACGAGAGTGAGACACTCGGAACGATCGTCCTCGGAACCGTCAAGGACGACATCCACGACATCGGCAAGGACCTGGTCTTCTTCATGTTCGACCTCAACGGCTTCGAGGTCATCGATCTCGGCGTCGACGTGCCGATCGAGAATTTCGTCGAGGCCGTCGAGGAGAACGACCCCGATATCATCGCGCTCAGTGGCTTCCTCACCGCTGCCTTCGACTCTATGAAGGAGACCGTCGAAGCGCTCGAAGAGGCCGGCCTGGTCGAGGAGTTTGACGAGGACGGACTTCGTGATGGCACCAAGATCATGATCGGCGGTGGCCAGATCACCGACGACGTGCGAAACTACGTCCGGGCTGACGGCTACGAAACGGACGCTCCCAGCGGGGTTCGCCTGGCCAAGGAGTGGCTCGGCGAGGCGTAAGTGAGGCGGCGTTCCATCCAGTGAAATTCTGCGCGGGGAAGATTGACGATTTTCGCCGAGTGAAGCGGTGTCGAACGAAACACGTCGTGGGGCAGAACGTCGTTAGTTCTCTTTGACCGAGTTGATCATCGCGTGGATGTTCTCCTTCGGCGTTCGGTAGATTCGAGCGCTCGTCGTCAGGATGAACCGCTCCCGACCGATGTCCTCGGCGAGTTCTTTGCAGTGGGCCTGAATGGCCTCGGGTTCGGCGGTCTTCATGAGCGAGGTCGAAACGCCACCAGCGACCGTGACGGTATCGCCCAGAATCTCGTGGGCCTCACGAACGTCGGTGCGGTCGAAAATCCACACCGTGGGCCCCTCGGGGTGGTTCTCCGCGAGGAACTCGAGTCGGGCGTCGTACGTGCCTTCGGCGAACATGAGCGGCACGTAGCCCTCGTCGATCACGGCCTCCATCGTCTCCTTCAGCGTCGGCCAGTAGAACTCCTCGAAGTCGTCCTGGGACATGAAGTTATCCGCTCCCTTGTGGAGGACAAAGAGGACGAAGGGGGACCCAGTCGCTTCCGGCCCGGACGTTCCGAGATCTTTCATCATCGGCGTGACCGCCCTGGTGGCCGCCTTGATCTTCTCGGGGCGCTTTCGCATGTCGATCATCGCGTTGCGCGTGCCACGAAGCATGTCGGCAATCGTATCGAATGGTGCCTTCGAGTACCCGCCCGAGAACGAGGGATACCCCTTCGCCTCGGCCTCGGAGGCAACCACGCCCACTTTCTCTTGCCACTCGGCCATCGCATCACCCGCGTCCATCAGCGACTCGAGTGCGTGTTGGACCTCCGAATCTCCGAAGGGGAGGGTCAGTGGCTTGATCATCGGGAGTTCCTGGCTCAGGGAGAAGTTCGGCAGTTTGCCGAGTCCCTCGAGTTCTCCGAAGACCCGGGTCATGTACTGTTTCAGGAACCAGGACTCCGGATTGGCGATGAACTCATCGTAGTCCGCCGCCGTCATGTACTCGCCTTCGAGTGCCTGGAACCCCGAATTCTCGTCGACGCCGTTTCCGGGCCAGTTGTAAAGGTTGTAGTCGAGGATATCCGCCGGTTTTCCGGGCGGCTCGATCGTGACGTGGTTGTTGTCCGGGTCGAACTCCTCGAGGAACTCCCGATAGGCGGCCGCGGCCTTCTCGGCGTCGTACATCATCTCCTCGAAGGTCACGTCGGCCTGGTGGCCGGCGAGATACCCACTCCGAACCCGTACCGGCACTCGATCGGGCGTGTTCCCGACGACAGCGTCTTTGAGCCGGGTTGCCTTTCGCTTGTATTTTTCCGCCGCTTCGGCACTTTCAAAATCGACGTGCTCTCCATTCGCCCAGGAGTCAAGGCTGACCATACCACTTATTTCGAGAGATGGAACCCTCTTAGCTTTTTTCAATAAATAGTCGAAGAAATCAGTCGGTCGCGGGGCAGGCACCGACGAACGTGCCGTTTGCACCGCACACTGGCTCGATGAGAGGTTCGAGTTCGCTGGGCTGAAGCAAGTCACTCGAACGCTGTTGTCGAAAGCAAAATCGAAATCTCGAAGCTGCGAGTTAGGAAGCGGTCGAGTAGCGCGTTCCGACAGCGGCCGCGCCAGCGGAGATGAACCGGATGGCGATTGCAACCGCAAAGGATGCCAGATAGACACCGGTCAGGTCATTAATGTAGGCAAAGACGATCGGTCCCAGAAAGACACCCGAGCCGACCGAGACAGCGTTCATGTAGGTAAGGATCTTGCCCACGTTCTCCCGGCCGAAGAAGTTCGGGACCGCAGCGTAGTGAACCGGGGGCTCACCACCCAGTCCGAAGAAGATCAGCGCTCCAATGACCAAGACTGGAATCAGCATGGTGTAGCTCAGGAAGAAGAGCGCATAGAGGGTCGCGGGAATCCCGTAAATGAGGATCAGCGCACGGAACGGGCCGCCAAGATAGTCCATTACGCGACCCCAGAAAATCGCGCCCGCACCCATGAACAGGTAGTTGACCGAGAGGAACGTCGGGACCACAGTTCCGGTCACGAACGCCTCCGAGTAGCCGGCGTTTTCGACCAGCCCTTCCACCAGGATGAGCGAGAAGTTCTGCATGAAACCCATGTACGAGAACGCGGCACCCGTCATGGCGACGAGAAGGATCCAAAATCGGGCGTCCTTGAATGCAGCGGCGAACGTCATGGCCTCACCCGAGGATTCGGTGTCCGTTTCGGATTCCTGGTCAAACAACTCGCGCTGTTCATCAGCCGTCGGGAACCGCCACACGACCGTACCAAGGACGATCGTGATCGCGACACCGAAGAGCGTAACGACCATCGCGAAGCCAAAGGAGAACCCAAGCAGGCTCAACAGGCCCCCGATAATCGGAGAGGCAGCAGCCAGCGCGAGATACCTGGCACCCATCATCAGCCCCTGGGCGCTGCCCTGTTCGTCGTCGCTAAACCATTGTGACACCAGCGGCGGGAGCAACCCTGTCGCGAGCGCTGTTGCGCCGCCACCAAGCAAGAAGCTTGCCGCGTACCAGAACCACTTTCCCATCACCCAGGACTCCGCCGTTGTCATCAGCGAGAACGAGACCCCACCTAAGGCGATAAGCACGGCAGCCACGAGCGAGGGGATAACGGCGGAATCCGTCCGATCCAGGATCGTCCCGATGATCGGCGGAAATACCACCATCGCACCGAGCCCGGCCAACGAACTTCCCAGTGCGATAGCCGCTGTGGACTCCAGAGCGAACTGGTTCTGAACGTACGGGAAGAAGATCGTCCACGTGTATTGGAACGCAATGAGTCCGATGATCAGCGCCGACCCGGGATACAATCGACGTTTGTCTAGTCCTATACCTCTGTTTTTCAGGCTATTCGCTGGCATACCAGTTCTGGGTTCCAATCACGACGACTTATAGTTACTGGATAGTTTTGCCTCTTTTAGAACGTCGGATTGGAAATCGACAACCAATGTCAAGAAGGGAAACGGGTTTAAGGAAACGAACGCAGTAAATGAGTTATGCACGGAATCGTCGCCTGCGAAACGCTGTACCCCGAAATCCGCCGAATCGCGCCGGATGCTGTCGTGGCCTACGTCCCCCAGTGGTACCACGAGTTCCCGATCCACGCACCCGAATCGGAGACGGCCCACGAGCTGCTTCAGGAGCGGATCGACGAACTCGAATCGCAAGGCGTCGAGTCGGTAACGGTTGTCTACCACGATCCAGCGGCCCTGGAGGGACTTCAGACCGAGTCCGTGCCACTTTCCGTCTATCGGGGCCGGGACTGCATCGAGTTGCACCTGGACCGGAAGCCCAGTGGGCCCGGCGGCGAACGAAAGAACGGAGGGACCTACTATCTCACACGGGGCTGGATCGACGTGGCCGTCGACTCCTACAAAGTCTTCAACGCGTACGCGGGCAAACTGAACGATCTCGTCGAACGGTTCGAGGAAGCCGAACGGGCGGATCCGGACATGCGAGTCTCCTGGACGGAAAGCGAGAAGATCGAACGGGCCGCCGCACGGAGTGAGGGGATGGGCACGGACCCAGCGAAGCTCCTGCGACAAGTAATCGGGACCTACCGGCACGTCGTGTTGATCGACACGGGACTGCTCCGCCCGTTCCACCACGAGTACGCGGAGCGTTTCCGGGACTTTCTCGCGAACGATATCCCAGACGGCGACCCGGTTGCGGTTTCCCTGACCGTCGAAGCGGGAACGACGGAGCCGCTCGAAGCGATCCTCACGGCGCCAACGTCGGTTTCGGAGGTCCTTACCGTCGAGCCGGGAACGCCGGTCCCGGCCGAACCCGGTTTCCGGACCGGGCCACAGCATCCCTGACCGCAACAGTTCGCTAGACTCGAACAGAGTTTCACCGTTCTCCCGGCTTCTCGAACCCGTATTCGCCAATATCGAGGGACAGAACCCGGACGATAACCCTTTTCAACTGCTGGAACCCCACTTCCACTATGGCACACGCACCGATCCGGGCGGTCGACCGCTTGTTCGACATCGTCGAAGCCATCCAAGTCCGGAACGGCGCCGGTGTCTCGGAACTGGCCGACGCACTCGATATGCCGAAAAGCACCATTCATGGCCATCTCGCTACCCTCAGGGACCGTGGCTATCTGGAACAGGACGAGACCAACGACTATCATCTCAGTCTCCAGTTTCTGACCCTCGGCGGAGCCGTTCGCCAGCAGCGAACGATCTACGGACACGTCGAACCGCTACTCGCTGAACTCGCCGAAGAGACCGGCGAGAGCGTGAATTACGTCGTCGAGTCACAGGGAAAACTCGTGTTCGTGGGTTCGGTCTCGGGCAAGGACGGGATCCGGACCGAGGTCGACATCGGATTCACGACGGACCTGCACACCACCCCGGAAGGCAAGTTGACCCTCGCGCACCTTCCCGAGACCCGGCGTGCGGCGATCATCGATCAGATCGAGTTTCCCATCGACAACTCGGTCGGTCGGGCCGCCTTCACCGCCGAACTCGAAGCGATCAGGGAGCAGGGATTCACCCACGGGAACGAGACCATCATCAAAAACGTCACGACGATCGCGGCCCCAGTGATCGACAACCAGGACCGGTTCTACGGGACGGTCGTCGTCGCCGGGCCCTCCCTCAGGTTCACCGAAGAGCGCCTCGAAAACGTGACCGAGACCCTCCGCTACAAGATCGGGAAACTCAACATCGACCTGAGTTACGAGGGAACCCGACCGGTCACCGAGAACCAGGTTCGAACCGCCCGACCGAGTCAGTAGAATCGGCAATTCCCTCACAAGCCTACGTTTGTTATGGAATGTGGCCGGCATCGACCAGCAACTACTTGAACACAGGCGTGTACGTGCTGGTAATGAGTAATACAAGACCCAGCACGGGGCACGTTGAGGTTCACGTGGAGAACGTTGGGGGGATCGACGAGACTGCCCTCAGCCTGACACCGGGAGTCACCGTTCTCAAGGGGGAAAACGCGACGAACCGAACCTCGCTCCTGCGGTCGATCATGGCGGCACTAGGGAGTGACCGCAACGCGCTCAAAGCCGACGCGGACGAGGGCTTCGTCGAGCTTTCGATCGACGGGGAGACCTACACTCGCCGGTTCGAGCGGACGAAGCGGGGCATCCGTCGGACCGGGGACCCGTATCTGGACGATCCAACCGTTGCAGAGCATTTTGCCTTCCTCCTGGAGACGAATCCGGCCCGCCGGGCGGTCGCCAGCGGCGAGGACCTGCGGCCGGTCATCATGGAGCCCATCGACACGACCGCCATCCAGGCCGAGATCACACGGAAGACGGCCCGCCGGTCCCAGCTCGACGAGCAACTCGCGGAACTCGACCGGCTCCGAAACCGTCGGCCCGAACTCACCGAGCAGGTCACGCAACTGGAGGCCGACATCGAGGAGAAGCGGGACACACTCGCCGGGGTCAGAGACGAGATCGCCGGGACCGAAGCCGACCTCTCGGAGACAAAGGAGACGAAAGCGGCCCTGGAATCGGCCTTCGAAGAGGTGCAGTCGCTTCGGTCGGAACTCAGTTCGGTCACCGACCGCCTCGCCGCGGAGCGGGAGAGTCGCTCGGCCGCCCGCGAGGAGCAGGCCGAGATCGAGGCCGAACTGGAATCCGTCCCGGAATCGGTCCGCGCCGAGCGCGAGGAGCTCGAGTCCCGACGCTCCTCGCTCCGGGCCCAGAAATCGACGCTGGAAACGGAGGTGAGCGAACTCCAGAACTTGATTCAGTTCAACGAGGACCGCCTCGACGAAGAGGGCACGCTGGGCGAGTTCCAGGTCGAGTCGGGCACCGTCACGGACCGACTCGTCGAGGACGGAACGGTTACCTGCTGGACCTGTGGCTCACAGGTCGAGCGAGCCCAGATCACGGAGACCATCGAGCGGCTCCGGGAGCTCCGGGCCGAAAAGCTCGATCAGGTCACCGACCTCGAAGACGAGATCGACACCCTCTCGTCCGAGATCGCGGAACTCGAATCGCGAGCCGACCGCCGGCAAAACCTGAAGCGAGAACTCGACTCGCTCACGTCGGAGATCGAGACGAGGACCCGTTCGATCGAGGACCTGGAGACACGCCGGGACGAACTCGAAGCCGAGATCGAAGCCACCGAAGCCGAGATCGAGGAGCTAGAGTTCGCACAGAACCACGAGGAGCTGCTGGATCTGCACCAGCGCGCGAACCGACTCGAGCTGGAGATCGAACAGCTCCACGGGAAACGGGACGACATCGAGACGGAACTGGCAGAGATCGAAACGGAACTGGAACGGCAGGAAGAACTCGAAGCCGAGCGTGAAACAATCGCCGAGGAACTCACCGAGTTACGCACCCGTGTCGAACGGATCGAAACCGAAGCCGTCGAAGAGTTCAACGAGCGGATGGACGAGATCCTGGAGCTCATGGACTATTCGAACATCGCCAGGATCTGGATCGAACGTCGGGAGCCCGAAAGCGGCGACACGGCCGAGTTCGACCTCCACGTCGTTCGGAGCGATCAGCAGGGCCGGGCTTTCGAGGACGCAGTGGGTCACCTGAGCGAGAGCGAGCGGGAGGTGACTGGACTGGTCTTTGCCCTGGCCGGGTACCTCGTTCACGACGTGGGCGAAACGGTCCCGTTCATGCTGCTGGATTCCGTCGAGGCACTCGACAGTGACCGGATCGCCAGACTGGTCTCGTACTTCGAGACACACGCCCCGTATCTCGTGATCGCGCTGCTGCCCGAGGACGCACGGGCGGTCGACAATCAGTACCCCCGGATCACGGAGATCTGATCGATGAGCGAGGACGAACCCTCACGCGGGCGGTCGAGCAAGGTAGCGCGGGTGATCGAGGAGTACCAGCTCTCGGGGCTGGGTGCGGAGCTGGAAGCTGCCTGGACGGCTCCGGAAAGCGAACGCCGGAGCCTTCGAGAGCTGGCCGATCACGTCAACCGGCAAATTGTCGAAGCGGCGCTAACACGAGGGGGCGAGCGGCCCCTGGAAGGTGAAATCCAAACGGTGTCCGCGGCACTGGCCGGGGACACTGACAGCGCGACCGAACGAGACGTCAGAACCCGTCTTGAAGAACGCGGCGTGAACGTCGACCAGCTCGAGGACGACCTGGTCTCCTACCAGGCAGTCCGAACCTACCTGCAGAACGTTCGTGGGGCCGAGTACGAGCCTGCTGTTGCTGATCCCGTCCAGCGCACCCGAGACCGAATCCAGGGCCTCCGCGGGCGTTTGCGGGCCGTGGCCAGTAGCCAACTCGACTCCCTCGCCGAAAGCGGCGAGATCACGATGGACGACTCGCGGGTGCTCGTCCAGGTCCAGGTCTACTGTGAGGACTGTGGTCGGCAGTTCGATATCGAGGAACTGCTCGACCGGGGCGGCTGTAACTGCGACTGAGAATTTCCTAACAGCCATGCAGTTGGTAAGGTAACGGAGACATTCACGCAGGCACCAGGCCATCCATACCCACCAATCGGGGAAGTCACGACGATTTGTATCCCCGAATTACCAGATATCCAATTATTTTTATATCGTTTACTAATACTAAACAAAGGTTTGCGATACCACGCCACAGGCAGCGAAAATTGGAGTAAAAAATACGGCTAATTTCAGCTGATTAGCCATCTATAAGCCGTTTTCGGACTCCCCACGAATCGATCCGGACAGCCAAAGCGGAATGGCGCCACAAATCGCAAATTGTACGTCTTCTAATTCCTCAACCAGCATTAGAGCCACTATAACGACGTTTATCGGCAGTTGTAGAAAATTGGGCCAGATCGAAGTGCCAAACCGTTTGTTCAACATTATAAACAATCATATACACTACGTACCAGATTAATTATAATAGTTGGCCCCGGAGAAATGGCTGGTGTCTGCCCGGTTTCACGTCGGTGCAACCCGTCACGCAAGAACCTATTACCGTTCCCCGGGTAGCCTCTCGTATGACTGCTCGTGACACGCTCGGCGGTGGCTGGGGGCCATTCCTCATCGTCTCACTCCTGGGGCTCCTCGGTATCTATCTCGTCTCGATCGCAAATCTCGGGACGACACAGCGAGTCGCTGCGATGGCGATCATCGCCATCGTCGTCGTCGCTGCATACGAGAAATTCGTCGGCTGGGGGTGACTGAACCTACGGACTGAAACCCACACCGAAGGGCGGTTCGGCGTCGTCGGGGAGCGGCGACTCGTAGGACCGATCCCCGGTCGCGTTCTCGAACTCCGCCCAGGCCGCCTCCAGCCGCTTTGGATCGGTGAACAGATCATACGCCGTCCCGGCGAGAACCTTGGCGGCGTACGGGGCACTCTTCCGACCAAATCCACCACTCGCGGCGACAGCCTGCCAGGTGTGGGGCCGGGTCCCGACCGGCCATGACGCGGCGCGAAACTGGGCCGTCGGCGTGATCCAGCTGACGTCGCTCACGTCCGTCGAGCCGAGCATGAGCGGCGCGTCATCAGTTCGTTCCAGCGGCGTCGAATACAGCGACTCCCCTTCGACCGCTCGCGCCGCGTCTGCGGGCAGGTCCTTGAGCCGGGCATCGAGGGCTGCCTCGTCGATCGTGTCGTGCAGTTCGGCGGCGAACTCTCGATCGGCCGCCGAATAGTCGATCGGGCCGAGTTCCTCGAAGGTCTCCCACAGGAGATCAGCGAGCGTGTCGTTCGTGAGTAGCTCGTAGGCGCCCGTGATGTAGTTGCGCGTGACTGTCGTGTCCGTCATCAGCGCCGCTCCCTCGGCGATCTGCTGGACGCGTTGCGAGAGTCGATCGACCTGCGGACGGGTCGGTGCGCGCACGAAGTACCACGCGGTGGCCTCCGCCGGTACCACGTTTGGGGCCCCGCCGCCTTCCGTGATCGTGTAATGAATGCGGGCCTTGTCGGGGATATGTTCGCGCAGGTACTCGACACCGGTATTCATCAGCTGGACGGCGTCGAGGGCGCTTCGGCCGGCTGTCGGTGACTGTGCGGCGTGGGCCGGAGTCCCTTCGAACGAGTACTTCACCGAATCGACGGCGAGCGAACTGGTCCGCTGGGGACCGGTCACGTCACAGGGATGCCAGGTGAGCGCCGCGTCGAGGTCGTCGAACACGCCGGCCCGGGCCATGTAGACCTTCCCGACGATGGTCTCCTCCGCGGGCGTTCCGTAGAATCGGATCGTCCCCTCGATTTCGCCCCGATCGAGTGCCTCTTTGAGCGCGAGCGCGGCGCCCACGCCGGCCACCCCAAACAGGTTGTGTCCGCAGCCGTGGCCTGGCTCACCGACCTCGACGGGTTCACGACAGGTCGAAACCGTCTGTGAGAGCTCCGGCAGCGCGTCGTACTCCCCCAGGATGCCGATCGTGGGGTCGCCCGTCCCGTAGGACGCGACGAACGCCGTCGGCATCCCGCCGACACCACGCTCGACCTCGAAACCGGCCTCCGCGAGCGTCGTGCGGAGGCGGTAGGCCGCGTGTTCCTCCTCGAGTCCGAGTTCGGGCTGCTCCCAGATGTCCCGCGCGAGCGTCAATAGACGGTCGTATTCCGACTCGACCGCGTCGTAAACCCGAGATTTTCCCATTTAATAGAATGAGGAGAGAACGCCGGATGAACATTTCGGAAGGGTCAGTCGATTTCCG
Proteins encoded:
- a CDS encoding amidohydrolase, with the protein product MGKSRVYDAVESEYDRLLTLARDIWEQPELGLEEEHAAYRLRTTLAEAGFEVERGVGGMPTAFVASYGTGDPTIGILGEYDALPELSQTVSTCREPVEVGEPGHGCGHNLFGVAGVGAALALKEALDRGEIEGTIRFYGTPAEETIVGKVYMARAGVFDDLDAALTWHPCDVTGPQRTSSLAVDSVKYSFEGTPAHAAQSPTAGRSALDAVQLMNTGVEYLREHIPDKARIHYTITEGGGAPNVVPAEATAWYFVRAPTRPQVDRLSQRVQQIAEGAALMTDTTVTRNYITGAYELLTNDTLADLLWETFEELGPIDYSAADREFAAELHDTIDEAALDARLKDLPADAARAVEGESLYSTPLERTDDAPLMLGSTDVSDVSWITPTAQFRAASWPVGTRPHTWQAVAASGGFGRKSAPYAAKVLAGTAYDLFTDPKRLEAAWAEFENATGDRSYESPLPDDAEPPFGVGFSP